The Quadrisphaera setariae nucleotide sequence GTGCGGGTCGATCGCCAGGCGGCGGCGGACCTCCGCCTCGCGGGTCCTGGTGCGCCACACCTGCGCCCACCCGATGAGCACCCGCTGGACGGCGGTGAGCCCGTCGAGCTCCGGGCCGTCCTCCAGCCCCGCCGACTCCAGCGCGATCCGGTACGCCTTCAGCGCGATCGTCAGGCCGCCGAGGTCGCCGATGTTCTCGCCGACGGTGAGCTCGCCGTTGACCTTCGCGTCCGGCGCCTCACGGGGCGACAGCGCCGCGTACTGCGCGATGAGCGCGCCGGCACGGCGCTCGAACTCCTCGCGGTCGGACGGCTGCCACCAGTCGACGAGGTTGCCGGAGCCGTCGTACTTGGAGCCCTGGTCGTCGAAGCCGTGGCCGATCTCGTGCCCGATCACCGCGCCGATGCCGCCGTAGTTGGCGGCGTCGTCGGCGTCGGCGTCGAAGAACGGGGGCTGCAGGATCGCCGCGGGGAAGACGATCTCGTTCATCACCGGGTGGTAGTACGCGTTGACGGTCTGCGGCGTCATGAGCCACTCCGACCTGTCGATCGGCTGCCCGATCTTGGCCAGCTCGAAAGCGGTCTCCCACTCCCCGGTGCGCCGCACGGTGCCGACGAGGTCCTCGCCGTCGACGACGAGGGAGGAGTAGTCCTTCCACCGGTCCGGGTAGCCGATCTTGGGGGTGAACGCCTCGAGCTTGGCCAGGGCCTTCTCGCGGGTCTCCGGGCCCATCCAGTCCAGCGTCGAGATCGACCGGCGGTAGGCCTCGACGAGGTTGGCCACCAGCTCGACCATGCGCTCCTTCGAGCGCGGCGGGAAGTGCCGCTCCACGTAGAGCTGGCCCACGGCCTCTCCGAGGGTCCCCTCCACGAACGAGACGCCCCGGCGCCAGCGCTCGCGCAGCTGCGGGGTGCCCGACAGCGTGCGGCCGGAGAAGTCGAACTGCTCCTCCACGAGGTCCGCCGACAGGTACGGCGCCAGGCCGCGCACCAGGCGCACCGACAGCCACGCCTGCCACTGCTCCAGCGGGCGCTCCTCGAACAGGGCCGCCGCGCCGGTGACGAACGACGGCTGGCGCACCACCACCTCGTCGAGCGCGTGGGCGCTCACGCCGGCCAGACGGCTCGTCGGCTCTCCGCCCTCGTCGTCGAGGTCGAGCAGCGCCGCGCGCCACGCCTCCCAGTCGAGGCCGGGGGCGCTGGCCACCAGCGCGTCCCACGTCATGAGCGTGTACGTCTTGTGCGCGTCGCGGCGCGAGACCCGGTCCCAGCTGACCGCGGCCAGCGCGGTCTCCAGGTCGAGCACGGTGGCCCCGAGGGGCTCCAGCCCGGCGAGCGCGCACAGCCTGTCGAGGTGCTCGACGTACTTCCCGCGCACCTCGGCGTGCTCGTCGAGGCGGTAGTACGCCTCGTCCGGCAGCCCGAGGCCCGCCTGCTCGGCGTAGACGACGTAGCGGGAGGAGTCCTTCGCGTCGGGGGAGACGTAGGCGGCCACCAGCGCCACCAGCCCCTCGCGCTGGTAGCGGCCCACGAGGGCGGCCAGCGCCGAGCGGTCGGCGACGGCGGCCACCTCGGCCAGCAGCGGCTCCAGCGGGGACGCGCCGAGGGACTCGACGCGCTCGACGTCCATGAACGCGCGGTAGGCCCGGCCGACCTGCCCCAGCGAGCCTCCCGATTCCAGCCCGGTGGTCGCGGCGGGGGCGCTCGCCGCCGCCTCCTCGACGATCGCGCGGACCTGCTCCTCGGCGGCGTCGAACAGCGCGCGGAACGCGCCGTCGGAGGACCGGTCCGCGGGGATCTCGTGCGCCGCGAGCCAGGCGCCGTTGACGTGGCCGAACAGGTCGTCCTGGGGGCGGACGGACGCGTCGACGTGGGCGAGGTCGAGGCCCGAGCGCACCGGGGCCTGAGCCGCGGGGGGCG carries:
- a CDS encoding M13 family metallopeptidase, whose protein sequence is MATSPTTPPAAQAPVRSGLDLAHVDASVRPQDDLFGHVNGAWLAAHEIPADRSSDGAFRALFDAAEEQVRAIVEEAAASAPAATTGLESGGSLGQVGRAYRAFMDVERVESLGASPLEPLLAEVAAVADRSALAALVGRYQREGLVALVAAYVSPDAKDSSRYVVYAEQAGLGLPDEAYYRLDEHAEVRGKYVEHLDRLCALAGLEPLGATVLDLETALAAVSWDRVSRRDAHKTYTLMTWDALVASAPGLDWEAWRAALLDLDDEGGEPTSRLAGVSAHALDEVVVRQPSFVTGAAALFEERPLEQWQAWLSVRLVRGLAPYLSADLVEEQFDFSGRTLSGTPQLRERWRRGVSFVEGTLGEAVGQLYVERHFPPRSKERMVELVANLVEAYRRSISTLDWMGPETREKALAKLEAFTPKIGYPDRWKDYSSLVVDGEDLVGTVRRTGEWETAFELAKIGQPIDRSEWLMTPQTVNAYYHPVMNEIVFPAAILQPPFFDADADDAANYGGIGAVIGHEIGHGFDDQGSKYDGSGNLVDWWQPSDREEFERRAGALIAQYAALSPREAPDAKVNGELTVGENIGDLGGLTIALKAYRIALESAGLEDGPELDGLTAVQRVLIGWAQVWRTRTREAEVRRRLAIDPHSPADLRCNAVVTNLDAFHEAFGVVEGDALFTPLEQRVRIW